In Actinomadura citrea, a single window of DNA contains:
- a CDS encoding pentapeptide repeat-containing protein: protein MPARTHASPPVREPKTPRIPRRLTPAGKVERHIRHDGKYLSLEYGADTLSMDDPDGVEDVEFERCRFTQTVFSGLVLHRAGLADCAFSDADLANLRAFNSRMFNVQIMNARMTGMQLAESGLRDVLVEGCRADLTGFRFAHLRDVVFRDCNLTEATFQSAEMTGVRFENCRLGGAQFSGAEMRTVRFRGCDLRGVAGLDSFRGAIVASGDAMTLLDAFAAELGITIED from the coding sequence ATGCCCGCTCGTACCCACGCCTCGCCCCCCGTGAGAGAGCCCAAGACGCCGCGGATCCCCCGCAGGCTCACGCCCGCCGGGAAGGTCGAGCGGCACATCCGGCATGACGGCAAGTACCTGTCGCTGGAGTACGGCGCGGACACCCTGTCCATGGACGACCCGGACGGTGTCGAGGACGTCGAGTTCGAGCGCTGCCGGTTCACCCAGACCGTCTTCTCCGGGCTGGTCCTGCACCGGGCCGGGCTCGCGGACTGCGCGTTCAGCGACGCGGACCTGGCGAACCTGCGGGCGTTCAACTCCCGGATGTTCAACGTGCAGATCATGAACGCGCGGATGACGGGGATGCAGCTCGCCGAGAGCGGCCTGCGGGACGTGCTGGTCGAGGGATGCCGCGCCGACCTCACCGGCTTCAGGTTCGCGCATCTGCGGGACGTGGTGTTCCGCGACTGCAACCTGACCGAGGCGACGTTCCAGTCCGCCGAGATGACCGGCGTCCGCTTCGAGAACTGCCGGCTCGGCGGCGCCCAGTTCTCCGGGGCCGAGATGAGAACGGTCCGGTTCCGCGGCTGTGACCTGCGCGGCGTCGCCGGCCTGGACTCGTTCCGGGGGGCGATCGTCGCGAGCGGTGACGCGATGACCCTCCTGGACGCGTTCGCCGCGGAACTCGGCATCACCATCGAGGACTGA
- a CDS encoding MarR family winged helix-turn-helix transcriptional regulator: MAEGAEETEGPAGLRSFAVELRRLNSEFNRIAHEFAHASGLHPTDVQALVAIMDARQRTPDRPMTPGRLREELNVTSGAVTACLDRLERLGHITRARDPADRRVVHLRYEPSAMTMAREYFRPLAESTEAARGGFSEEELRLILRFLRAMNEELSKLRARGSGR; encoded by the coding sequence ATGGCCGAGGGAGCGGAGGAGACGGAGGGTCCCGCCGGCCTCCGGTCGTTCGCCGTCGAGCTGCGCCGGTTGAACTCCGAGTTCAACCGGATCGCGCACGAGTTCGCCCATGCCAGCGGCCTGCACCCGACCGACGTCCAGGCCCTGGTCGCGATCATGGACGCACGGCAGCGCACCCCCGACCGGCCGATGACCCCGGGGCGCCTGCGCGAGGAGCTGAACGTCACCTCCGGCGCGGTCACCGCCTGCCTCGACCGCCTCGAACGCCTCGGCCACATCACCCGGGCGCGCGACCCGGCCGACCGGCGGGTCGTCCATCTGCGGTACGAGCCGTCCGCCATGACCATGGCCCGCGAGTACTTCCGCCCGCTGGCGGAGAGCACCGAGGCGGCGCGGGGCGGGTTCAGCGAGGAGGAACTGCGCCTCATCCTGCGCTTCCTCCGCGCGATGAACGAGGAACTCTCCAAGCTCCGCGCCCGCGGTTCGGGCCGCTAG
- a CDS encoding VOC family protein yields the protein MRLDLITIVVDDYDDAIAFFTGALGFDMVEDSPSLTNDGRPKRWVVVRPPGARTGILLARADGPHQAAVVGNQVAGRVGFFLRVEDFDAAYERMTIAGVEFVTRPRSEPYGRVAVFLDLAGNRWDLLGPAQNAPSA from the coding sequence GTGCGGCTTGATCTCATCACGATCGTCGTGGACGACTACGACGACGCCATCGCGTTCTTCACCGGCGCTCTCGGGTTCGACATGGTCGAGGACTCGCCATCGCTCACCAACGACGGCCGTCCCAAGCGGTGGGTGGTGGTCCGGCCGCCGGGCGCTCGGACGGGCATCCTGCTCGCCCGCGCGGACGGCCCGCACCAGGCCGCCGTGGTCGGGAACCAGGTCGCGGGGCGCGTGGGGTTCTTCCTGCGGGTGGAGGACTTCGACGCCGCCTACGAACGCATGACGATCGCGGGCGTGGAGTTCGTCACCCGGCCCCGCTCCGAACCCTACGGACGCGTCGCCGTCTTCCTCGATCTCGCCGGAAACCGCTGGGACCTGCTCGGTCCCGCCCAGAACGCGCCGTCGGCCTAG
- a CDS encoding TetR/AcrR family transcriptional regulator: protein MSARERLVESARELLWERGYVGTSPKTIQQRAEAGQGSMYHHFAGKEELARAAIDRTAEEMRAAIDVQLSEPGAAVERIAAYLHRERDVLRGCPMGRLTQDPDVIATPTLREPVEETFAWLRARLAAVVQEGVDRGELESSVAPASTAAAIVAALQGGYVLARAADSPEPFDQAIEGILALLDARTVR, encoded by the coding sequence GTGAGTGCGAGAGAACGGCTGGTGGAGAGTGCGCGCGAGTTGCTGTGGGAGCGCGGGTACGTGGGGACCAGCCCCAAGACGATCCAGCAGCGGGCCGAGGCCGGTCAGGGCAGCATGTACCACCACTTCGCGGGCAAGGAGGAACTCGCTCGCGCCGCCATCGACCGCACCGCCGAGGAGATGCGGGCCGCCATCGACGTCCAGCTGTCCGAGCCGGGTGCGGCCGTCGAGCGCATCGCCGCCTACCTGCACCGGGAACGGGACGTCCTGCGGGGTTGCCCCATGGGCCGGCTGACTCAGGACCCCGACGTCATCGCCACGCCCACGCTGCGCGAACCTGTCGAGGAGACCTTCGCCTGGCTGCGAGCCCGACTGGCGGCGGTGGTGCAGGAAGGGGTGGATCGCGGAGAACTGGAGTCTTCGGTGGCACCTGCGTCCACTGCGGCCGCGATCGTCGCCGCACTCCAGGGCGGCTACGTCCTCGCACGCGCCGCCGACTCCCCGGAGCCCTTCGACCAGGCGATCGAAGGAATCCTCGCGCTGCTCGACGCGCGCACCGTCCGCTGA
- a CDS encoding cupin domain-containing protein, with the protein MQITRGPVGGTAAPAEWFTGEAWIAPVAEPGARTQGDSVRFAPGSRTVWHRHPLGQVLVVTKGAGRVQRRGGPVETIRAGDIVRIAPGEWHWHGAAPAVPMTHLAIEPIPDDGTSAEAGEPVGDSEYHGGLAEDVPQVTRTVVLDQPLSRPRSTHRVEVRRITIAPGHAAGLHVHNGPVFGSIETGSAVYQIEGEAAAVLGPGDVFHEPEGARIARFDAGEDGVTFLGYFLLAADEAAEMEFPDR; encoded by the coding sequence ATGCAGATAACCCGTGGACCCGTCGGCGGCACCGCCGCCCCGGCGGAATGGTTCACCGGTGAGGCCTGGATCGCGCCGGTGGCCGAACCCGGGGCACGGACGCAGGGCGACAGCGTGCGCTTCGCCCCCGGAAGCCGCACCGTGTGGCACCGGCACCCGCTCGGACAGGTGCTCGTCGTCACCAAGGGCGCCGGGCGTGTGCAGCGCCGTGGTGGGCCGGTCGAGACGATCCGGGCCGGCGACATCGTGCGCATCGCGCCCGGCGAGTGGCACTGGCATGGAGCCGCACCCGCCGTCCCGATGACGCATCTGGCCATCGAGCCGATACCGGACGACGGTACTTCCGCCGAGGCCGGGGAGCCGGTCGGCGACAGTGAGTACCACGGCGGCCTCGCGGAGGACGTCCCGCAGGTCACCCGTACGGTGGTGCTCGACCAGCCGCTGTCGCGACCCCGCAGCACGCACCGGGTCGAGGTCCGGCGCATCACCATCGCGCCCGGCCACGCGGCCGGGTTGCACGTGCACAACGGGCCGGTGTTCGGCAGCATCGAGACCGGTTCGGCCGTCTACCAGATCGAAGGCGAAGCGGCGGCCGTCCTCGGCCCCGGTGACGTGTTCCACGAGCCCGAGGGCGCCCGCATCGCGCGCTTCGACGCCGGGGAGGACGGCGTGACGTTCCTCGGGTACTTCCTGCTCGCCGCCGACGAGGCCGCCGAGATGGAGTTCCCCGACCGCTGA
- a CDS encoding MMPL family transporter, translating to MRTPPRPIRWAIPAVLLLVWLAVGGALGPYAGKLGEVSTNDQAAFLPRSAESTRVLRAQQAFDEKETVPAIVVWTVNGRVSDAQRDAATRALAGLRGAPGTLGTPSPALRSDDGRALEGVVPLRPDLDDELPAVLDRVRAAAKTVPGAKAQISGPAATRADLSDAFAGIDGLLLGVALIAVLVILLLVYRSVLLPLVIILGAVFALGLACAVVYALAKNDLVRVDGQVQGILSILVIGAATDYALLLAARFREEAAAGRDRFTAGWAAVRGSFSAIVASGATVALGLLALLLSNLTNNRALGPVGAIGIACAVLSALTFLPAVLVVLGRIAFWPAKPRPPAEGARGGRGLWARVADLVDLHPRRVVAGTGIALIACAAFAPGLRAHGVPLEETFTNDAPSVAAQRTLSEHFPGGSGQPAVIIADAARAQAVTDAAVRTEGVADAAPVGESGRPGGPPKVVDGRVRIDATLKAAADSDAAKAALKRLRAAVHGVPGADALVGGYTAQQYDTQKTAAHDRTVIIPVVLAIILVILVLLLRSLPLPVLLIATVALNYVATLGVAALVFRHLFGFTGLDASVPLYGFVFLVALGVDYNIFLMSRVREETRRWGVREGVLRGLTATGGVITSAGVVLAATFAALVVIPLSFLAQIAFIVAFGVLLDTLVVRSLLVPALVRMIGPKVWWPTRFTRHPRNAGTAEAVHATPRDR from the coding sequence ATGCGAACACCGCCGCGCCCGATCCGCTGGGCGATCCCGGCAGTGCTGCTCCTGGTCTGGCTGGCCGTCGGCGGCGCCCTCGGCCCCTATGCCGGGAAGCTCGGTGAGGTCTCCACCAACGACCAGGCGGCCTTCCTGCCGCGCAGTGCCGAGTCCACCCGGGTCCTGCGGGCGCAGCAGGCCTTCGATGAGAAGGAGACCGTCCCCGCCATCGTCGTGTGGACGGTGAACGGCCGCGTCTCCGACGCCCAGCGGGACGCGGCGACCCGCGCGCTCGCCGGGCTGCGGGGCGCGCCCGGCACGCTCGGGACACCGTCGCCGGCCCTGCGCTCGGACGACGGCCGGGCGCTGGAGGGCGTCGTCCCGCTCAGGCCCGACCTCGACGACGAACTGCCGGCCGTGCTGGACCGGGTCCGTGCGGCGGCGAAGACCGTCCCCGGGGCGAAGGCGCAGATCAGCGGGCCGGCCGCCACCCGGGCGGACCTGTCGGACGCCTTCGCCGGGATCGACGGGCTGCTGCTGGGCGTCGCGCTCATCGCCGTCCTGGTCATCCTGCTGCTGGTCTACCGCAGCGTCCTGCTCCCGCTGGTGATCATCCTCGGGGCGGTGTTCGCGCTGGGCCTGGCGTGCGCGGTGGTCTACGCGCTGGCCAAGAACGACCTCGTCCGGGTCGACGGCCAGGTCCAGGGCATCCTGTCGATCCTGGTCATCGGCGCCGCCACCGACTACGCGCTGCTGCTCGCGGCCCGCTTCCGGGAGGAGGCGGCGGCCGGCCGGGACCGCTTCACCGCCGGGTGGGCGGCGGTGCGCGGATCGTTCAGCGCGATCGTCGCCAGCGGAGCCACCGTCGCGCTCGGCCTGCTCGCGCTGCTGCTCAGCAACCTCACCAACAACCGGGCCCTCGGGCCGGTGGGCGCGATCGGCATCGCCTGCGCCGTCCTCAGCGCGCTGACGTTCCTCCCGGCGGTCCTCGTCGTGCTCGGACGGATCGCGTTCTGGCCCGCGAAACCCCGGCCCCCGGCCGAAGGCGCCCGCGGGGGAAGGGGCCTCTGGGCCCGCGTCGCCGACCTCGTCGACCTGCACCCGCGCCGCGTCGTCGCCGGAACGGGCATCGCCCTCATCGCCTGTGCCGCGTTCGCCCCGGGGCTGCGCGCCCACGGCGTCCCGCTGGAGGAGACGTTCACCAATGACGCGCCCTCGGTCGCCGCGCAGCGGACGCTCTCCGAGCACTTCCCCGGCGGTTCCGGCCAGCCGGCGGTCATCATCGCCGACGCGGCGCGGGCCCAGGCCGTCACCGATGCCGCCGTCCGGACGGAGGGCGTCGCGGACGCCGCGCCCGTCGGCGAGTCCGGCCGCCCCGGCGGGCCGCCGAAGGTCGTGGACGGGCGGGTCCGGATCGACGCGACGCTGAAGGCGGCCGCCGACAGCGACGCCGCGAAGGCCGCCCTCAAGCGCCTGCGCGCCGCCGTGCACGGCGTCCCCGGGGCGGACGCGCTGGTCGGCGGCTACACGGCCCAGCAGTACGACACCCAGAAGACCGCCGCCCACGACCGAACGGTCATCATCCCGGTCGTTCTGGCGATCATCCTGGTCATCCTGGTGCTGCTCCTGCGCTCGCTGCCGCTGCCCGTCCTGCTCATCGCGACCGTCGCGCTGAACTACGTCGCCACGCTCGGTGTCGCGGCCCTGGTGTTCCGTCACCTGTTCGGCTTCACCGGCCTGGACGCCTCGGTGCCGCTCTACGGTTTCGTGTTCCTGGTCGCGCTCGGCGTCGACTACAACATCTTCCTCATGTCGCGGGTCCGGGAGGAGACGCGGCGCTGGGGCGTGCGGGAAGGCGTGCTCCGCGGCCTGACGGCGACCGGCGGCGTCATCACCTCCGCGGGAGTCGTGCTGGCCGCCACGTTCGCCGCCCTGGTCGTCATCCCGCTGTCGTTCCTGGCGCAGATCGCGTTCATCGTCGCGTTCGGCGTGCTGCTGGACACGCTCGTGGTGCGGTCCCTGCTGGTCCCGGCGCTCGTCCGGATGATCGGCCCCAAGGTGTGGTGGCCCACCCGCTTCACCCGCCATCCGCGGAACGCCGGAACAGCCGAGGCCGTCCATGCAACCCCGAGAGACAGGTGA
- a CDS encoding DUF302 domain-containing protein, which produces MSYAISVRLHRPYGEAVEQVRAVLKVQGFGVLTEIDVRATLREKLGETMDDYLILGACNPRLAHRALGVDQRIGPLLPCNVVVRADGDDTVVEALDPQVMVSVSDRPDLEPVADEVAERLATALRRLDA; this is translated from the coding sequence ATGAGCTATGCGATCAGCGTCCGGCTTCACCGGCCGTACGGCGAGGCCGTCGAGCAGGTGCGCGCGGTCCTGAAGGTCCAGGGCTTCGGCGTGCTGACCGAGATCGACGTGCGGGCCACCCTGCGCGAGAAGCTCGGCGAGACGATGGACGACTACCTCATCCTGGGAGCCTGCAACCCCCGGCTCGCGCACCGGGCACTCGGCGTCGACCAGCGGATCGGCCCGCTGCTGCCCTGCAACGTGGTGGTGCGCGCCGACGGCGACGACACCGTCGTGGAGGCGTTGGACCCGCAGGTCATGGTCTCGGTCAGCGACCGTCCCGACCTGGAGCCGGTCGCCGACGAGGTGGCGGAGCGGCTCGCCACCGCGCTGAGGCGGCTGGACGCCTGA
- a CDS encoding DUF4279 domain-containing protein, translating to MRISQYAYFAVKSRRMSADEITARLGIDPDERVVRGGRDARPPRPARHVWRVVCRKPHLTVDEQIARVVDRLFEHAGTIGALVAELDRADGEIHAGTLQVVRVFEDPQGEEDDLTGPVEGLEKLAGQHRLLGWHLDARTLEFLRLTRAELDVDEYAYG from the coding sequence GTGCGGATCTCCCAGTACGCCTACTTCGCCGTGAAATCGAGACGGATGTCAGCGGACGAGATCACGGCGCGGTTGGGCATCGATCCGGACGAGAGGGTCGTGCGCGGCGGCCGCGATGCGCGCCCGCCCCGTCCGGCCAGGCACGTTTGGCGGGTCGTCTGCCGGAAGCCGCACCTCACCGTGGACGAGCAGATCGCGCGGGTCGTGGACAGGCTGTTCGAGCACGCCGGGACCATCGGCGCCCTGGTGGCGGAGCTCGACCGCGCGGACGGAGAGATCCATGCAGGCACGCTGCAGGTGGTCAGGGTGTTCGAGGATCCGCAGGGTGAGGAGGACGACCTGACCGGCCCGGTCGAGGGCCTGGAGAAACTCGCCGGTCAGCACCGGCTGCTGGGCTGGCACCTCGACGCCCGGACGCTGGAGTTCCTCCGGCTGACGAGAGCCGAACTGGACGTCGACGAATACGCCTACGGGTGA
- a CDS encoding ZIP family metal transporter, translating into MQGALQAGGWGLLAGSALVMGALAGFLVPVPARIVAGVMAFGSGVLLSAVSFDLIAEANERGGLTPTVIGALIGAVLYAGADTVLAWRGARHRKRSGRQQPSEEQHPGSGSAIALGALLDGVPESIVIGTSLLGGGAVSLVTVVAVFISNVPEGLSSASGMRRAGRGRGYVFGLWSGIAVISALAAVFGYTVLGDASADVLAGITALAGGAILTMIADTMIPEAYEDTHLLTGLIIVVGFLAAFALSHA; encoded by the coding sequence GTGCAGGGAGCGTTGCAGGCCGGAGGGTGGGGCCTGCTTGCCGGGTCGGCGTTGGTGATGGGCGCCCTGGCCGGCTTCCTCGTGCCGGTTCCGGCGCGGATCGTGGCGGGCGTGATGGCGTTCGGCAGCGGTGTCCTGCTGTCGGCGGTGTCGTTCGACCTGATCGCCGAGGCGAACGAGCGGGGCGGGCTGACCCCGACGGTGATCGGTGCGCTGATCGGCGCGGTGCTCTATGCCGGAGCCGACACCGTCCTGGCCTGGAGGGGCGCGCGGCACCGCAAGCGCTCGGGCAGGCAGCAGCCGTCGGAGGAGCAGCACCCCGGATCGGGGAGCGCGATCGCCCTGGGCGCGCTGCTGGACGGCGTCCCCGAATCCATCGTGATCGGCACGAGTCTTCTGGGCGGCGGCGCGGTCAGCCTGGTCACCGTGGTCGCGGTGTTCATCAGCAACGTGCCCGAAGGGCTCTCCAGCGCCTCGGGGATGCGCCGGGCGGGACGCGGCCGCGGCTACGTCTTCGGGCTGTGGAGCGGGATCGCGGTGATCAGTGCCCTGGCGGCGGTCTTCGGTTACACGGTGCTCGGCGACGCCTCCGCCGACGTCCTGGCCGGCATCACCGCGCTGGCCGGCGGCGCCATCCTCACCATGATCGCCGACACGATGATCCCCGAGGCCTACGAGGACACGCACCTGCTCACCGGATTGATCATCGTCGTGGGGTTCCTGGCGGCGTTCGCCCTGTCCCACGCCTGA